From Apis cerana isolate GH-2021 linkage group LG10, AcerK_1.0, whole genome shotgun sequence, one genomic window encodes:
- the LOC107994504 gene encoding protein crooked neck: protein MEKSQKMPKVAKVKNKAPAEIQITAEQLLREAKERDLEILPPPPKQKISDPHELADYQHRKRKAFEDNIRKNRMVISNWIKYAQWEESQKQIQRARSIYERALDVDHRNITLWLKYTEMEMRNRQVNHARNLWDRAVTILPRANQFWYKYTYMEEMLENIAGARQVFERWIEWEPDEQAWQTYIKFELRYKEIQRARQIYERFVMVHPEVKHWIKYARFEESHGFINGARNVYERAIDFYGDENLDERLFIAFAKFEEGQREHDRARVIYKYALDHIPKEKTQEIYKAYTIHEKKYGDRSGIEDVIVSKRKYQYEQEVKENPSNYDAWFDYLRLVESEGNVDIIRETYERAVANVPPTKEKQFWRRYIYLWINYALFEELDTEDIERCRQVYRACLELIPHKHFTFSKIWLYYANFEIRQKNLIAARKTLGMALGICPRDKLYRGYIDLEIQLREFDRCRILYEKFLEFGPENCTTWMKFAELETLLGDVERARAIYELAISQSRLDMPELLWKSYIDFEISQDETENARQLFERLLERTLHVKVWIAYAKFELANSTSEDDFDNVVLARRIFERGNDALRQNGDKESRALLLEAWRDFENEKGDDETRAKIMEKMPRRIKRRRRIVGEDGSDDGWEEIFDFVFPEDESQRPNLKFLASAKAWIKNKEISEKNENNQLDSNS, encoded by the exons aTGGAGAAATCACAGAAAATGCCAAAAGTTGCAAag gttaAAAATAAAGCACCTGCTGAAATTCAAATAACAGCAGAACAGCTTTTACGAGAAGCTAAAGAAAgggatttagaaattttaccaccg cCACCAAAACAAAAGATCTCTGATCCTCACGAATTAGCTGATTATCAGCACAGAAAACGTAAGGCTTTTGAAgataatattcgtaaaaatcgTATGGTTATCTcaaattggataaaatatgCTCAGTGGGAAGAGAGCCAAAAACAGATACAACGGGCacg ATCTATATATGAACGTGCTTTAGATGTTGATCatagaaatattacattatggCTCAAATATACAGAAATGGAAATGCGAAATCGTCAGGTAAACCATGCTAGAAATTTGTGGGATCGTGCTGTTACTATATTACCAAGAGCAAATCAATTTTggtataaatatacttatatggaagaaatgttagaaaatattgcag GAGCACGTCAGGTATTTGAAAGATGGATAGAATGGGAACCTGACGAACAAGCATGGCAAACttacattaaatttgaattaagatataaagaaatacaaagaGCTAGACAAATTTACGAACGATTTGTAATGGTTCATCCCGAAGTTAAGCATTGGATAAAATATGCTCGATTTGAAGAATCTCATGGTTTTATTAATGGTGCTCGCAATGTTTATGAACGCGCTATTGATTTTTATGGTGACGAAAATTTAgatgaaagattatttattgcatttgCAAAGTTTGAAGAAGGACAAAGAGAA cATGATCGAGCTagagtaatttataaatatgcattAGATCATAtcccaaaagaaaaaacacaagaaatttataaagcaTATACAAtacatgaaaagaaatatggagATCGTTCAg gtaTTGAAGATGTAATAGTAAGTAaacgaaaatatcaatatgaGCAAGAAGTGAAAGAAAATCCTTCTAATTATGATGCCTGGtttgattatttaagattAGTAGAATCAGAAGGAAATGTAGATATTATTAGAGAAACTTATGAACGCGCAGTAGCTAATGTACCTCCAACTAAA gaaaaacaattttggagaagatatatttatctttggaTAAATTATGCTTTGTTTGAAGAACTTGATACTGAAGATATAGAAAGATGTAGACAAGTCTAcag agcTTGTTTAGAATTAATTCCTCATAAACATTTTACTTTCTCTAAAATTTGGTTATATTAtgctaattttgaaataagacaaaaaaatttaatagcagCTAGAAAAACATta GGTATGGCATTAGGTATTTGTCCtagagataaattatatcgtgGATATATTGATTTAGAAATACAATTGAGAGAATTTGATAGatgtagaattttatatgaaaaatttcttgaatttggACCAGAGAATTGCACAACATGGATGAaa tttGCAGAATTAGAAACACTTTTAGGTGATGTGGAACGAGCACGAGCTATTTACGAATTAGCTATATCACAATCAag atTGGATATGCCAGAACTTCTATGGAAAtcatatattgattttgaaatatcacaAGATGAAACAGAAAATGCAAGGcaattatttgaaagattattaGAACGTACACTTCATGTTAAA gtATGGATAGCATATGCTAAATTTGAATTAGCAAATTCAACAAGTGAGGATGATTTTGATAATGTTGTGTTGGCAAGAAGAATCTTTGAACGTGGAAATGATGCTCTTAGACAGAATGGTGATAAAGAAAGCAGAGCGCTACTTTTAGAAGCATGGagagattttgaaaatgaaaaaggagATGATGAAACTCGAgctaaaattatggaaaaaatgCCTCGAAGAATTAAACGTAGAAGACGTATCGTTGGAGAAGAtgga agtgATGATGGTTgggaagaaatatttgatttcgtATTTCCAGAAGACGAATCACAGAGAcctaatcttaaatttttagcaTCTGCTAAGGcttggataaaaaataaagaaattagtgaaaaaaatgaaaataatcaattagattccaatagttaa
- the LOC107994503 gene encoding inositol-tetrakisphosphate 1-kinase, whose amino-acid sequence MDKNYILYKKTTRKKMCDKYVIGYSISEKKRQKFNWNDFCTVCESEGFLLKMIDINSDLEPQGPFHVFIYKMTDKLAHAEYGDQNAKAIISKMKEYFCQHPEIIVIDPLDNISILINRYKSYEILQEQLQLNEVFTPRFIEIKSKNIVENISLLKMAGIKFPFLCKPLVAQGSNDAHKMMVIFNEQGVKDCQPPCVAQEFVNHNAILYKIYIVGENFHVVERPSFKNFYEKDCTALNTIFFSSHDICKSGSKSKWSILTEEDIPMTVKPKYEILKKIVKRVTELFGLLLVGVDVVIENHTGKYAIIDVNMFPGYDSYPNFFQQLISCIKKLSIEHRDIQQQHSKSYTLKKCLSDDLDSGFESDEKKKYSTKTNK is encoded by the exons atggataaaaattatattctatataagaaaacaacacgaaaaaaaatgtgCGACAAGTATGTCATTGGTTACtcaatatctgaaaaaaagcgacagaaatttaattggaatGATTTTTGTACTGTTTGTGAGTCTGAAggttttctattaaaaatg attgatATAAATTCTGATCTTGAACCTCAGGGACCAtttcatgtttttatatacaaaatgacaGATAAACTAGCACATGCTGAATATGGTGATCAAAAT gccaaagcaattatttcaaaaatgaaagaatatttctgCCAACATCCTGAAATAATAGTTATTGATCCTTTGgataatattagtattttaataaatcgttaTAAATCTTATGAAATCTTGCAAGAACAATTACAACTCAAtg aaGTATTTACGCCAAggtttatagaaattaaaagtaaaaatattgttgaaaatatatcattgttaAAAATGGCAGgtattaaatttccttttctttgtaAACCACTTGTCGCTCAGGGTTCAAATGATGCACATaag atgatggtaatttttaatgaacagGGTGTAAAAGATTGTCAGCCTCCTTGTGTAGCCCAAGAATTTGTCAACCATAATGCAATcctttataagatatatatagttggagaaaattttcatgtaGTTGAAAGACctagtttcaaaaatttttatgaaaaagacTGTACtgcattaaatacaatattttttagttctCATGATATATGTAAAAGCGGTTCCAAATCTAAATGGTCAATTCTTACAGAAGAAGACATTCCAATGACAGTAAAaccaaaatatgaaatattaaaaaaaattgtcaaaagaGTTACAGAACTTTTTGGATTACTTTTGGTTGGTGTAGATGTTGTTATTGAAAATCATACTGGAAAATATGCAATTATAGATGTAAATATGTTTCCTGGATATGATAGTTatcctaatttttttcaacaattaataagttgcattaaaaaattatcaattgaaCACAGAGATATACAACAACAACATTCTAAAAGTTATACATTAAAGAAATGTTTAAGTGATGATTTAGATTCCGGTTTTGAaagtgatgaaaaaaaaaaatattctacaaagacaaataaataa